From [Flavobacterium] thermophilum:
CACTCGTGCGAGTGCCCCTTTTTTACTATTGTATCCGAAGAAGCGAATCATGTCGACCATTTAAAACTGCATGAGCGCCAAAATATCGTAGCCTTCCAATTTTTTGCGGCCGCCAAGCTCCGTGAGTTCAATCAAAAACGCCAAGCCAGCCACCACTCCGCCGAGCTGCTCGACCAAATCGATCGTCGCCCGCATCGTGCCGCCCGTCGCCAGCAAGTCATCCGTAATCAACACACGTTGGCCTGGTTTAATGGCGTCTTTATGCATTGTCAGCACGTCTGTCCCATACTCGAGCCCGTACTCGACGCGGACGACTTCGCGCGGCAGCTTCCCTTCCTTGCGCACCGGCGCAAATCCGACGCCAAGCGCATAGGCGACCGGGCAGCCGATAATAAAGCCGCGCGCTTCCGGACCAACGACGATATCGATTTGTTTTTCGCGCGCATATTGAACGATTTGATCGGTCGCGTATTTATACGCTTTTCCATTATCCATCAACGTCGTAATATCTTTAAACAAAATGCCCGGTTTCGGAAAGTCCGGCACGATCGTAATATATTGTTTTAAATCCATTGTACGTTTGCCTCCTCGTGCGTTTGCGAACGTGTCATGTCCAACAAACAGCGGTTAAGCTGCTCATAAGTAGAATATAATAACTGTTGCTCCACCTCAAGCTCGTCCCGCCAGCGGCGGTACGTCGGCGATTCGTGCAAATCGCGCTTCGCCGGCGCGCGGACGAGCGAAATGACGCCGTTTTGCTCCGTAATAAACTCCAACTCCAAAAACACTTTCGCCATAAAATGAACGGTCTCTTCCGTCCAACCGCGGGCGCGCGCCAATTGCCCGCCCCGCTCGGCAAGCGGGAACGAACGGTATTTGTGCAACAGCGCATAAAACCATTTAAAATGATCGCGCGTCGGGAACGTACGGAAAAATCGGGCTTCCGGCTGGGCGAACAGCGCATAAATGCGCGCCGGCTCCTTGCCCCCAAGCAAGGCGGCAAGCCGCCCGAGCGTCGGCGGCAAATCAAGCAGCACAACGTAACGGCCGCTAATCTCCAGCGCACCCGCCTCTTCGTCCGTCAGCACGCAGCGAAGTTCCCCGCGAAACGAGGCTAAATCAGGGCGCGCGCCCGTTCCTTGGCGAAACATGACAAGCAGCCGCTTTTCTTTTGGCAACCGCTCAAGAAAGGGACGGACGTCGCGGCAGCCGCGGATGTCAAACAGCTGGCAGCCGTTGACCGCCACATCACACAGCGACAGCTGCGCCTTCGCCAGCCCGTTCCATTCATTCACGGAAAGCTCCCCGACTGCCGAAACGCGCGCCCCCGGGGCGATTTCCTCACACAGCGGTCCGAGGCCAAAACCAATGGCGTCGACTGAGGCGCCCTCCTGCGCAAACACCGCCTTCATATGGGCGCCGTTCGC
This genomic window contains:
- the apt gene encoding Adenine phosphoribosyltransferase — protein: MDLKQYITIVPDFPKPGILFKDITTLMDNGKAYKYATDQIVQYAREKQIDIVVGPEARGFIIGCPVAYALGVGFAPVRKEGKLPREVVRVEYGLEYGTDVLTMHKDAIKPGQRVLITDDLLATGGTMRATIDLVEQLGGVVAGLAFLIELTELGGRKKLEGYDILALMQF